Proteins encoded by one window of Bacillus sp. DTU_2020_1000418_1_SI_GHA_SEK_038:
- a CDS encoding group II intron maturase-specific domain-containing protein, producing MDIISKINEVITGWINYYGIANMKKFILDTQQWLNHRLRQLIWKRWKRPKTRYKMLRKYGINHDEAMKLANSRKGYWRLSRSETLHQAITKEKLIKWGLKDSSKLYENRYLKG from the coding sequence GTGGATATTATATCAAAAATAAATGAAGTAATCACTGGTTGGATTAATTACTACGGGATAGCAAATATGAAGAAATTCATATTAGATACACAACAATGGCTAAATCATCGACTTAGACAGCTCATATGGAAAAGATGGAAAAGACCCAAAACTAGGTACAAAATGCTTCGTAAATATGGAATCAATCATGACGAAGCTATGAAGCTGGCTAATTCACGTAAAGGGTATTGGCGTTTATCACGTAGTGAAACACTACATCAAGCAATAACAAAAGAAAAACTCATAAAGTGGGGACTCAAAGATTCGTCCAAACTTTATGAGAATCGGTACTTAAAAGGTTGA
- a CDS encoding radical SAM/SPASM domain-containing protein — translation MKKFKKFYLEITSVCNLACSFCPPTERQKQFISVEDFSKRLDQIRPHTDYIYLHVKGEPLLHPKIDELLDLSHEKGFKVNITTNGTLINKKREKLLNKPALRQMNFSLHSFDGHIGSKDKEGYVRSILSFIKEATSQSEMIVSLRLWNLTQDNTMNMERQRNRELLEIIEKEFDLDYKIEEKVEPGSGVKIADRIFINQDYEFQWPALHEEEDDGEGFCYGLRNQAGILANGTVIPCCLDGEGVINLGNINDHSFSDIIEMDRAKNLVDGFSRRVAVEELCRKCGYRKRFGK, via the coding sequence GTGAAAAAGTTTAAGAAGTTTTACTTAGAGATTACTAGTGTGTGTAATCTTGCATGCAGCTTTTGTCCGCCAACCGAACGGCAGAAGCAATTCATTTCTGTGGAGGATTTTTCTAAGAGATTAGACCAAATTAGGCCGCACACAGATTACATTTATTTACATGTAAAAGGGGAGCCGCTGCTCCATCCTAAAATAGACGAATTGTTAGACTTAAGTCATGAAAAAGGGTTTAAAGTTAATATCACAACCAATGGAACATTAATTAATAAAAAGAGGGAAAAATTATTAAATAAGCCTGCGCTAAGACAGATGAATTTCTCACTCCATAGCTTTGATGGGCATATTGGTTCTAAAGATAAGGAAGGGTATGTAAGGAGTATTCTTTCTTTTATTAAAGAAGCAACGAGCCAATCAGAAATGATTGTTTCCCTGAGGTTATGGAACCTTACACAAGACAATACGATGAATATGGAAAGACAACGAAACAGAGAATTATTAGAAATAATTGAGAAAGAATTTGATTTAGACTACAAAATTGAAGAGAAGGTCGAACCAGGAAGCGGCGTGAAAATTGCGGACCGCATCTTCATCAATCAAGATTACGAGTTTCAGTGGCCTGCACTACATGAAGAGGAAGATGATGGGGAGGGCTTCTGCTATGGCCTGCGAAATCAAGCAGGTATTTTAGCAAACGGAACGGTTATTCCTTGTTGTCTAGATGGTGAGGGAGTGATCAATCTAGGAAATATTAATGATCATTCATTTTCTGATATTATCGAGATGGATAGAGCAAAAAACCTTGTAGATGGTTTTTCACGAAGAGTGGCAGTGGAGGAACTATGTAGAAAATGCGGATATCGCAAAAGGTTTGGTAAATAG
- the ltrA gene encoding group II intron reverse transcriptase/maturase yields MDMKEQDGTNLIDKVIADENLWKAYKKVRKNKGKPGIDGITVYELEAHMTKYYKALKQKLRDGTYQPQPVKRVAIPKPDGSKRYLGIPCVLDRVVQQAILQAINPVIDPHFSNNSYGFRKGRNAHQAIKLAEQYYQEGYRVVVDCDLKSYFDTIHHQKLRAYLEEFISDKIVLKLIWKFLRSGILDNDFYIETEEGAPQGGPLSPILANVYLNKLDRELEKRGHRFIRYADDFVIYVKSKRAGERVMESITQFIEKDLRLTINIKKSKVCGATSATFLGFNIQNLMGK; encoded by the coding sequence ATGGATATGAAAGAACAAGATGGTACCAATCTAATTGATAAGGTTATCGCAGATGAAAATCTTTGGAAAGCCTATAAAAAGGTAAGAAAGAATAAAGGTAAGCCGGGAATAGATGGTATTACAGTTTATGAACTAGAAGCTCATATGACTAAATACTACAAAGCATTGAAACAGAAATTAAGAGATGGCACTTATCAACCACAACCGGTTAAACGGGTTGCGATTCCAAAACCCGATGGGTCAAAGAGATATTTGGGAATCCCTTGTGTCTTGGATAGAGTAGTTCAACAGGCTATTCTACAGGCAATTAATCCAGTTATTGACCCTCATTTCTCCAATAATAGCTACGGGTTTAGAAAAGGAAGAAATGCTCACCAAGCTATTAAACTTGCCGAACAATATTATCAAGAAGGCTATAGAGTAGTAGTAGACTGTGACCTTAAAAGTTACTTCGATACTATACATCATCAAAAATTAAGAGCTTATCTCGAAGAATTTATTTCAGACAAAATAGTTCTTAAACTTATCTGGAAATTTCTACGGTCTGGAATACTTGATAATGATTTCTATATCGAAACTGAAGAAGGAGCGCCGCAAGGCGGACCGCTGTCACCGATTCTAGCTAACGTCTATTTAAACAAATTAGACAGAGAGTTAGAAAAAAGAGGCCACCGTTTCATAAGGTACGCAGATGACTTCGTCATCTACGTCAAAAGCAAAAGAGCTGGTGAACGTGTTATGGAAAGCATCACCCAATTTATCGAAAAAGACCTAAGACTGACGATAAATATTAAGAAAAGTAAAGTCTGTGGAGCCACGTCAGCTACCTTTCTAGGCTTCAATATTCAAAACCTCATGGGAAAGTAG